The following coding sequences lie in one Panicum virgatum strain AP13 chromosome 6N, P.virgatum_v5, whole genome shotgun sequence genomic window:
- the LOC120678041 gene encoding uncharacterized protein LOC120678041, producing the protein MAVPNYTYLKLKLPGPNGVITVSGSFEQAYASSCKHFDVATTAANSAELGQLRAATTECRPDPGKPSQAPTFISTEETKSFVVNDTDPTKTVRVGSQLSAK; encoded by the coding sequence atggcggtgcccaactacacctacctcaaactCAAGCTACCGGGCCCAAACGGAGTCATCACTGTGAGTGGCTCCTTCGAGCAGGCCTACGCCAGCAGCTGCAAGCATTTCGATgtcgccaccaccgcggcgaactcggcggagctcggccagcTTCGCGCTGCCACCACCGAGTGCCGACCCGACCCTGGCAAACCCAGCCAGGCGCCGACTTTCATCTCGACTGAGGAAACCAAGTCGTTTGTGGTCAATGACACTGACCCAACCAAGACGGTGCGGGTCGGCTCCCAACTGTCGGCCAAATAG